The Methanococcoides methylutens MM1 genome has a window encoding:
- a CDS encoding adenylate kinase → MNVVLFGPPGAGKGTQAKELAKHYQIPHISTGDILRANVRDGTELGREAKGYMDRGELVPDEVLIGIIKNRLTEDDCKAGYLLDGYPRTIPQADALSGILDEINMPLEAVLNIDVADEELVTRLCGRFMCNCGESYHIQFNPPEKEGVCDSCGAELYQRDDDKEDVIRQRLESYKEKTQPLIDYYDEKNILVNIDGAGEITRVFSDICEVLDQYK, encoded by the coding sequence ATGAATGTTGTTTTATTTGGTCCGCCGGGTGCAGGAAAAGGCACCCAGGCCAAAGAACTGGCTAAACATTATCAGATCCCTCACATATCTACCGGTGATATTCTGAGGGCAAACGTACGTGATGGTACCGAACTGGGACGCGAAGCTAAGGGTTATATGGACAGAGGCGAACTTGTTCCTGACGAAGTACTTATTGGAATTATTAAGAACCGTCTTACAGAGGATGACTGCAAGGCAGGATATCTTCTTGACGGATACCCAAGGACAATTCCTCAGGCAGATGCACTCTCAGGAATCCTCGATGAGATCAATATGCCTCTTGAAGCAGTTCTTAATATCGATGTTGCTGATGAGGAGCTTGTGACCCGCCTTTGTGGCAGATTTATGTGCAACTGCGGTGAAAGCTACCACATACAGTTCAACCCTCCTGAGAAAGAAGGGGTATGTGACTCATGCGGTGCAGAGCTCTACCAACGTGATGACGATAAAGAGGATGTCATCAGGCAGAGACTTGAGTCCTACAAGGAGAAGACACAGCCACTTATCGATTACTACGATGAGAAGAACATCCTTGTGAACATTGATGGTGCAGGCGAGATCACTCGTGTCTTTTCAGATATCTGTGAAGTCCTTGACCAGTACAAGTAA
- a CDS encoding DUF106 domain-containing protein encodes MADSNFKKTAERFVLAVGISLMIGILVLGEEGREGIGAIVGVLMDPISAMVGDGNFHIMLFIMAAITALYASLIQKYTIDWKLMRNTQERMKSFQKEFREAQLAQNTYLVKKLEEQRADMMSDQMEMSKQQFKPMAYISIISLPLFMWAYHYISLHPGASLVFPFWGEQELVSTVLGPLQYWIFWYFITSLAISQVVRKALDIGGV; translated from the coding sequence ATGGCAGATTCAAATTTCAAGAAAACAGCAGAAAGATTTGTACTGGCAGTCGGTATCTCTCTGATGATAGGTATCCTTGTTCTCGGTGAGGAGGGCAGGGAAGGTATCGGAGCTATCGTTGGTGTCCTGATGGACCCAATAAGTGCCATGGTCGGTGATGGCAACTTCCACATAATGTTGTTCATCATGGCAGCGATCACTGCTTTGTATGCATCACTTATTCAGAAATATACTATTGACTGGAAGCTCATGCGTAACACACAGGAGCGCATGAAGTCTTTCCAGAAGGAATTCCGTGAGGCACAGCTTGCACAGAATACCTATCTGGTAAAGAAATTGGAAGAACAGCGTGCTGACATGATGTCTGACCAGATGGAAATGTCAAAACAGCAGTTCAAGCCGATGGCATATATCAGTATTATCTCCCTTCCACTTTTCATGTGGGCATACCATTACATCAGCTTACATCCGGGAGCTTCACTTGTATTCCCATTCTGGGGAGAGCAGGAACTTGTTTCCACTGTGCTGGGTCCACTCCAGTACTGGATATTCTGGTATTTCATCACATCACTGGCTATCAGCCAGGTAGTGCGTAAGGCACTGGATATTGGTGGCGTCTAA
- a CDS encoding 50S ribosomal protein L30, which translates to MFAVVRMRGQVHVRGEIEDTLGMLRLHKVNHCVFLADNPNNKGMILKAKDYIAYGTVDADTLAQVLGKRGRLEGNARLTDAYVKENSEFESIETFAEALVNDNAKISDVPGLKPVFRLHPPRKGHAGIKRTAQQGGVLGNHGEDIKALLNKMR; encoded by the coding sequence ATGTTCGCAGTAGTCAGAATGAGGGGCCAGGTGCACGTTCGTGGAGAGATCGAGGATACCCTCGGTATGCTTCGCCTTCACAAGGTCAATCACTGTGTATTCCTTGCTGACAACCCTAACAACAAGGGTATGATCCTGAAAGCAAAAGATTACATTGCATACGGTACCGTTGATGCTGATACACTGGCACAGGTACTTGGCAAGCGCGGAAGGCTCGAGGGCAATGCACGCCTGACAGACGCATATGTTAAGGAGAACTCCGAGTTCGAATCCATTGAAACATTTGCAGAAGCTCTTGTCAACGACAATGCAAAGATCTCTGATGTTCCAGGTCTGAAGCCGGTATTCAGGCTTCACCCACCAAGGAAGGGTCACGCTGGTATCAAGAGGACAGCTCAGCAGGGCGGTGTCCTTGGAAACCATGGTGAAGACATAAAGGCACTTTTGAACAAGATGAGGTGA
- a CDS encoding 30S ribosomal protein S8: MVLLDPLADALSTIKNAEAVGKDSCTIRPASKLIGNVLKVMKDRGYIGEFEFVDDGKAGIYTVELIGRINKCGAIKPRYSVGVTDFERWEKQFLPAKNFGVLILTTSQGVVSQYEARENNTGGQLLSFVY, from the coding sequence ATGGTATTATTGGATCCTCTTGCTGACGCGTTATCAACTATCAAGAACGCTGAAGCTGTTGGTAAAGATTCCTGCACCATCAGGCCAGCATCAAAGCTCATCGGAAATGTCCTCAAGGTCATGAAGGACCGTGGATACATCGGTGAGTTCGAGTTTGTGGATGATGGTAAGGCTGGAATATATACAGTAGAACTTATTGGACGTATTAACAAGTGTGGAGCTATCAAGCCACGTTATTCAGTTGGAGTAACCGATTTCGAGAGATGGGAGAAACAGTTCCTTCCAGCAAAGAACTTTGGTGTTCTGATCCTCACAACCTCCCAGGGAGTAGTTTCCCAGTACGAGGCTCGTGAGAATAACACTGGTGGACAGTTATTATCATTTGTGTACTAA
- the rplX gene encoding 50S ribosomal protein L24 — MVSKQPRKQRKARYNAPLHIRQKYMAAPLSKELRGKYGRSASVIIGDTVVVMRGDHAGTKGKVEALSLKSGTIVVEGVSVSKVDGTEVPRPIYPSNVMITSLEMNDKRRESILSRGR, encoded by the coding sequence ATGGTATCAAAACAGCCAAGAAAACAGAGGAAAGCACGTTACAACGCACCTCTCCACATCAGGCAGAAATATATGGCTGCACCTCTTTCAAAGGAGCTTCGCGGCAAGTATGGTCGCAGTGCAAGCGTTATTATCGGCGATACTGTTGTGGTAATGCGTGGTGACCATGCAGGTACTAAAGGAAAGGTCGAAGCCCTGTCCCTGAAGAGCGGAACCATCGTCGTAGAAGGTGTTTCTGTTAGCAAAGTGGATGGAACCGAGGTTCCAAGGCCGATCTATCCTTCAAATGTGATGATCACATCACTGGAAATGAACGATAAACGTAGAGAATCAATATTATCTAGAGGCAGGTGA
- a CDS encoding 50S ribosomal protein L5 → MRNPKVDKVVVHMGVGESGQHLVDAEGILEAITGQTVVRSYAKRTLPAFSIKKNEPIGCKVTLRGDAAEDFLTTSLEIVEKKLRASQFDTYGNVSFGVEEHTDYPGMKYDPNIGIFGMDINVVVNRPGYRINKRRIIKRKIPTSHKISKEDTISFFKENYGVEVE, encoded by the coding sequence ATGAGAAATCCTAAGGTCGATAAAGTAGTCGTCCACATGGGTGTTGGAGAAAGTGGTCAGCATCTTGTAGATGCAGAAGGTATCCTTGAGGCTATTACCGGTCAGACCGTTGTCAGAAGCTATGCAAAGAGAACCTTGCCTGCTTTCAGTATCAAGAAGAATGAGCCTATCGGATGCAAAGTAACTCTTCGTGGAGATGCTGCAGAAGATTTTCTTACTACATCCCTGGAGATTGTCGAGAAAAAGCTTCGTGCATCCCAGTTCGATACCTATGGTAATGTTTCCTTTGGTGTCGAAGAGCACACCGATTATCCTGGCATGAAGTACGACCCAAACATCGGTATCTTTGGAATGGATATCAATGTGGTCGTTAACCGTCCTGGTTACAGGATCAACAAGAGAAGGATCATAAAGCGAAAGATACCAACTTCCCACAAGATCTCAAAAGAGGATACGATATCTTTCTTTAAAGAAAACTATGGTGTGGAGGTAGAATAA
- a CDS encoding 30S ribosomal protein S17, translating into MVKDIGLDVPEPSKECNDVNCPFHGSLSVRGQILVGTVVSDKMDRTVVIQQRREKLINKYQRYEKRQSKIHAHNPPCINAKVGDIVTIAECRPLSKTKSYVVVKSEVQA; encoded by the coding sequence ATGGTAAAAGACATCGGATTGGATGTACCTGAGCCGTCCAAGGAATGTAATGACGTAAATTGTCCATTCCACGGCAGTCTCTCCGTAAGGGGACAGATCCTCGTCGGTACTGTTGTAAGCGACAAGATGGACAGGACAGTGGTCATTCAACAAAGGCGTGAAAAGCTTATAAACAAATATCAGAGATATGAGAAAAGGCAATCAAAGATCCACGCTCACAATCCACCATGCATCAATGCAAAGGTAGGAGATATCGTGACGATCGCGGAATGTCGCCCTCTCAGTAAAACAAAATCATACGTAGTAGTCAAGTCGGAGGTGCAGGCGTGA
- a CDS encoding 50S ribosomal protein L19e has product MTDLSNQKRLAAKVLGCGVHRVWMDPEASADIAVAITREDIRGLIASGSIKAEAVKGVSRGRARERDAKRKYGHRKGHGSRKGRKGARNPRKEQWMKKIRAIRRRLKELRADGTLDKSTYCKVYRKAKGGEYRSLAHMEAHLDIKKTE; this is encoded by the coding sequence ATGACAGATCTCTCTAACCAGAAAAGACTTGCAGCAAAGGTCCTTGGATGCGGAGTTCACAGGGTCTGGATGGATCCTGAAGCATCTGCTGATATTGCAGTAGCTATCACAAGGGAAGACATCCGTGGCCTTATCGCAAGCGGAAGCATAAAAGCAGAAGCTGTGAAGGGTGTTAGCCGCGGACGTGCAAGAGAAAGGGATGCAAAGCGCAAATATGGTCACCGCAAGGGTCATGGTTCCCGTAAAGGTAGAAAGGGTGCACGTAACCCAAGGAAAGAGCAGTGGATGAAGAAGATCCGTGCTATCAGAAGGAGGCTTAAGGAGCTTCGTGCAGATGGTACACTTGACAAGTCCACATACTGCAAGGTCTACCGTAAAGCAAAGGGTGGCGAGTATAGAAGCCTGGCTCATATGGAAGCGCATCTTGATATCAAGAAGACGGAATGA
- the secY gene encoding preprotein translocase subunit SecY, translated as MSLRESLEPFFNRLPAVASPEGHVHFKNKLLWTLGILVLYFALANVPLFGLSSDSIDLFEQYRAFFAGASGSLMLLGIGPIVTASIVLQLLVGADVIKLNMSDPADQAFFQGAQKFMVFVMIVLEALPQIVGGYIQPDAGVASALGVGLGVVTLLIFIQICIGGVLILFMDEIVSKWGIGSGVGLFIVAGVSQQIVTGLFNWELDTTGLPIGILPKWIYIAQNVGLDYIFTGDGMMFLLIRGGILALVSTVAIFLLVVYVESTRIEIPLAHSAVKGARGRFPVKLIYASVLPMILVRALQANIQMIGLLLSGRGITFLGEYSGSTPINGVMYYLSPINSPYDWIPSLVRESFTGYGAPVPAGWQIGLHVLVDALFLIVGGIIFALFWIETTGMGAKPTAQKVFNSGMQIPGFRRNVGSIEKVMVRYIPKVTIIGGAFIGGLTLLASLLGTIGGAGGTGLLLTVSIVYRLYEDIASEQMMEMHPMVRSFFGQD; from the coding sequence ATGAGTCTCAGGGAGAGTTTGGAACCGTTTTTTAACAGATTGCCCGCCGTTGCAAGTCCGGAGGGGCATGTGCATTTTAAGAACAAGTTATTATGGACTCTTGGAATATTGGTACTTTACTTTGCTCTTGCAAATGTACCCCTATTTGGTCTTTCAAGTGATTCCATCGACCTGTTCGAACAATATAGAGCGTTCTTTGCCGGAGCATCAGGATCACTAATGCTTCTTGGTATTGGTCCTATTGTTACTGCATCGATTGTCCTTCAGCTTCTTGTTGGTGCTGATGTTATCAAGCTCAACATGTCTGATCCTGCCGATCAGGCTTTCTTCCAGGGTGCACAGAAGTTCATGGTCTTTGTAATGATCGTGCTTGAAGCTCTGCCACAGATTGTGGGAGGCTATATCCAGCCTGATGCTGGAGTAGCGTCAGCTCTTGGAGTAGGTCTTGGAGTTGTTACATTACTCATATTTATCCAGATATGTATCGGCGGTGTGCTGATCCTCTTCATGGATGAGATCGTGTCAAAATGGGGAATTGGTTCCGGTGTGGGATTGTTCATCGTTGCTGGTGTTTCACAGCAGATCGTGACCGGACTGTTCAACTGGGAACTGGATACAACAGGTCTTCCTATTGGAATACTTCCAAAGTGGATCTATATAGCTCAGAATGTAGGACTTGACTACATTTTCACAGGCGATGGTATGATGTTCCTCCTTATCAGAGGTGGAATTCTTGCACTTGTAAGTACAGTTGCCATCTTCCTGCTGGTTGTGTATGTGGAAAGTACCCGCATTGAGATCCCACTGGCTCACAGCGCTGTAAAGGGCGCAAGGGGAAGATTCCCTGTAAAACTTATCTATGCATCCGTTCTTCCAATGATCCTTGTCAGGGCATTGCAGGCGAACATACAGATGATCGGTCTGTTGCTTTCAGGACGTGGCATAACCTTCCTGGGTGAATACAGTGGTTCCACTCCTATCAATGGTGTGATGTACTATCTTTCACCGATAAACAGTCCGTATGACTGGATCCCTTCACTTGTAAGGGAGTCTTTCACAGGATATGGAGCACCTGTACCTGCAGGCTGGCAGATAGGATTGCATGTGCTTGTTGATGCTCTCTTCCTGATCGTTGGTGGTATAATATTCGCTCTGTTCTGGATCGAGACCACTGGCATGGGTGCAAAACCAACTGCTCAGAAGGTTTTCAATTCAGGAATGCAGATCCCTGGTTTCAGGCGTAATGTCGGAAGTATCGAAAAGGTCATGGTAAGGTACATCCCCAAAGTAACCATTATTGGTGGTGCTTTCATTGGCGGACTTACACTTCTGGCAAGTTTGCTGGGTACCATTGGTGGTGCAGGTGGAACAGGATTGCTGCTTACAGTAAGTATTGTATACCGTCTGTATGAGGATATTGCATCTGAACAGATGATGGAAATGCATCCAATGGTCAGATCATTCTTTGGACAGGATTAA
- a CDS encoding 30S ribosomal protein S5 codes for MAYEYNEEWVPKTRLGTLVSEGQVTSMDEAMDSGLPIRESKIVDILLPDLEDEVLDINMVQRMTDSGRRVKFRATVIVGNGDGFVGLGQAKDVQVGPAIRKAIDNAKINITRINRGCGSWECGCGLPHTVPSEVNGKAGSVTVVLKPAPRGLGLAAGGTAKKVLEKAGVKDVWTRTEGQTRTTLNFAKATYNALMNTGTVRRPIVFEEQEA; via the coding sequence ATGGCATATGAATATAATGAGGAATGGGTACCCAAGACAAGGCTTGGTACGCTTGTTTCAGAAGGACAGGTTACTTCCATGGATGAAGCCATGGATTCCGGTCTCCCTATAAGGGAATCAAAAATAGTTGATATATTATTACCTGATCTGGAGGACGAAGTTCTCGATATCAACATGGTCCAGAGGATGACTGACTCCGGAAGACGTGTCAAGTTCAGGGCAACTGTTATCGTCGGAAACGGCGATGGTTTTGTCGGACTTGGTCAGGCAAAGGATGTACAGGTAGGACCTGCTATCAGAAAAGCTATTGACAACGCAAAGATCAACATCACACGTATCAATCGTGGATGCGGTTCATGGGAATGCGGTTGTGGACTTCCACACACCGTTCCTTCCGAGGTCAACGGAAAGGCAGGTAGTGTAACTGTAGTACTCAAGCCTGCTCCACGTGGACTTGGACTTGCTGCTGGAGGCACTGCAAAGAAAGTGCTTGAAAAGGCAGGTGTCAAGGACGTATGGACCCGTACAGAAGGTCAGACAAGGACAACTCTCAACTTCGCAAAGGCAACATACAATGCTCTGATGAACACAGGCACTGTCAGAAGGCCAATTGTATTTGAAGAACAGGAGGCCTGA
- a CDS encoding 50S ribosomal protein L6: MAKEIKKIISIPEGVTVTLENNVLSTSGPKGTNTRFVWYPGVNITVDGSEVTVDSASSRKKQKAMVGTLASHINNMMNGVVNGFEYRMKVVYSHFPMQLKVEGKQFIISNFLGEKKSRVSKILGETTVKASGDEVIVSGINKEDVGQTAANIEQKTKIKRFDPRVFQDGIYIVEKRL, translated from the coding sequence ATGGCAAAAGAAATCAAAAAAATAATCTCGATTCCTGAAGGTGTGACAGTAACGTTAGAAAATAACGTTCTGTCCACTTCAGGGCCCAAAGGTACCAACACAAGATTTGTGTGGTATCCAGGTGTGAACATCACAGTGGACGGCTCAGAAGTGACCGTTGACTCTGCTTCATCGAGAAAAAAACAGAAAGCAATGGTCGGAACACTTGCTTCTCACATCAACAATATGATGAACGGTGTTGTGAACGGTTTTGAGTACCGCATGAAAGTGGTCTACTCTCACTTCCCTATGCAGCTTAAGGTAGAGGGTAAGCAGTTCATTATCAGTAACTTCCTTGGTGAGAAGAAGTCAAGGGTCTCCAAGATCCTCGGTGAGACAACTGTAAAAGCAAGTGGCGATGAAGTGATCGTTTCCGGTATCAACAAGGAAGATGTCGGTCAGACCGCTGCTAACATCGAGCAGAAGACAAAGATCAAGCGCTTTGACCCACGTGTATTCCAGGATGGTATATACATCGTTGAGAAGAGGTTATGA
- a CDS encoding 50S ribosomal protein L14 has product MRGIRSTIPRALNAGAKIDCVDNTGARTVEIISVKKYRGVKNRMPRAGIGDMCVVSVKKGTPEMRKQILYAVVVRQKKEFRRPDGLRVGFEDNAVVIVDDKGIPKGTDIKGPVAREAAERFPKIGTTASMIV; this is encoded by the coding sequence GTGAGGGGTATTCGTTCAACGATCCCACGTGCACTGAATGCTGGCGCTAAGATCGATTGTGTTGATAACACTGGTGCACGTACCGTGGAGATCATTTCAGTCAAGAAGTACAGGGGTGTAAAGAACAGGATGCCAAGGGCAGGTATTGGTGACATGTGTGTCGTATCTGTAAAGAAAGGTACTCCTGAGATGCGCAAGCAGATCCTTTACGCAGTAGTTGTACGTCAGAAGAAGGAATTCCGTCGTCCTGACGGTCTAAGGGTAGGTTTCGAAGACAACGCGGTAGTGATCGTAGATGATAAGGGTATCCCAAAGGGAACCGACATTAAAGGTCCTGTTGCAAGAGAAGCTGCAGAAAGATTCCCAAAGATCGGCACAACAGCATCCATGATCGTGTGA
- a CDS encoding 50S ribosomal protein L18 has protein sequence MATGPRYKVAFRRRREGRTDYHQRLRLLLSKENRVVVRKSTRHMQLQLVIPEAKGDVTLSSAISTELGKYGYEGATGNTTAAYLTGLLFGYKALEEGYESGVLDMGLQASSPGCRVYAALKGVVDAGFDVPHNSSVFPSDERIRGEHVAEYMEGSNLPEMFEAVKEKILAEFS, from the coding sequence ATGGCTACAGGACCCCGTTATAAAGTCGCATTCAGGCGACGAAGGGAAGGGCGTACAGATTATCACCAGAGACTCAGGTTGCTTCTGTCAAAAGAGAATAGAGTAGTTGTGCGCAAGAGCACAAGGCACATGCAGTTGCAACTTGTGATACCAGAGGCAAAGGGAGATGTGACATTATCGTCAGCTATCTCTACCGAGCTCGGGAAATACGGATACGAGGGAGCAACCGGTAATACAACCGCAGCATATCTGACAGGTCTCCTGTTCGGATACAAGGCACTTGAAGAAGGCTATGAGAGCGGTGTACTGGATATGGGACTTCAGGCATCATCACCAGGATGTCGTGTATATGCAGCACTCAAAGGTGTTGTCGATGCAGGATTCGATGTGCCTCACAATTCTTCAGTATTCCCATCTGATGAGCGTATAAGAGGAGAACACGTCGCAGAATATATGGAAGGATCCAATCTGCCTGAGATGTTCGAAGCAGTAAAGGAAAAGATCCTTGCAGAGTTCAGTTAA
- a CDS encoding uL15m family ribosomal protein → MSNKTNTKKFRGSRTCGGGTTKNRRGAGNRGGRGRSGENKHHFTRALQGGYTRGSNRGFSRPLKMIRDVSVVNVGELDELADQLVEDGFAQLEDGAYVINLADLEIEKVLGTGKVTKNMVVTACTFSGVARDKIENAGGSCVEIEE, encoded by the coding sequence ATGAGCAACAAAACCAACACAAAGAAGTTCAGGGGTTCACGCACCTGTGGTGGCGGTACTACCAAGAATCGCCGTGGTGCAGGTAACCGTGGTGGACGTGGTAGGTCCGGTGAGAACAAACACCATTTCACAAGGGCTCTCCAGGGTGGATACACACGTGGAAGCAACCGTGGATTCTCTCGTCCATTGAAGATGATCCGCGATGTTTCAGTCGTGAACGTCGGTGAACTTGACGAACTTGCAGATCAGCTTGTAGAAGATGGCTTTGCACAGCTTGAAGATGGTGCATATGTCATCAACCTTGCAGATCTTGAAATTGAAAAAGTTCTTGGTACCGGAAAAGTAACAAAGAATATGGTTGTTACAGCATGCACCTTCTCCGGAGTTGCACGGGACAAGATCGAAAATGCAGGTGGATCCTGCGTAGAAATTGAAGAGTAA
- a CDS encoding 50S ribosomal protein L32e → MEDTVNETNMKEAVATELALDEESKRLFKVRKVQKGKKPAFKRTDSHKYKRLDSNWRRPRGLQGKQRRHIAAKGARAQVGYGSPSAVKGLHPSGYAEVLVKTVADVDNVDASLEAIRIARTVGARKKALIEAKATEMGIKILNPTRSE, encoded by the coding sequence ATGGAAGATACAGTTAATGAAACTAACATGAAAGAAGCAGTAGCCACCGAACTTGCACTTGATGAAGAGTCCAAGAGGCTTTTCAAGGTAAGGAAAGTTCAGAAAGGTAAAAAACCTGCATTCAAGAGGACTGATTCACACAAGTACAAGCGTCTTGATTCCAACTGGAGAAGACCAAGAGGTCTTCAGGGCAAACAGCGCAGGCACATTGCTGCAAAAGGTGCTCGTGCACAGGTAGGCTATGGCAGTCCTTCAGCAGTAAAAGGTCTCCACCCATCCGGGTATGCAGAAGTCCTTGTGAAAACTGTTGCAGACGTTGACAATGTTGATGCTTCCCTCGAAGCTATCAGGATTGCAAGAACTGTCGGTGCAAGAAAGAAAGCGCTCATCGAAGCAAAAGCAACTGAAATGGGTATTAAGATATTGAACCCTACCAGGAGTGAGTAA
- a CDS encoding 30S ribosomal protein S4e: protein MGKHQKRISVPNSWQISKKSNKWITSTRPGPHNRLQSLPLAVVLRDMLGVVDNRAEAKRVLSEGNVLVDGIARKDLRFPIGLMDVISIPLNNTEYLVLLDGKGRLVLNKLEGMGANKLCRIENKTVIKGGNIQLNLNDGTNLNGSNDYNTKDSIILSLPEKDVVKHIKYEVGNLAMIVGGSHSGEIGTIKEINKVKSSKYNTVTISGETEFETIENYVFVVGEKEPEISLGGE from the coding sequence GTGGGCAAACATCAAAAGAGGATATCTGTCCCGAACAGCTGGCAGATCTCAAAGAAATCCAACAAATGGATCACATCTACAAGACCAGGTCCTCATAACAGATTACAGAGTCTTCCTCTTGCTGTTGTGCTTAGGGATATGCTTGGTGTCGTGGACAACCGTGCAGAAGCAAAAAGAGTACTTTCAGAAGGAAATGTACTTGTTGACGGAATCGCAAGAAAGGACCTCAGGTTCCCTATAGGCCTGATGGATGTAATCAGCATCCCACTGAACAATACAGAATATCTTGTATTGCTTGATGGTAAGGGAAGGCTTGTTCTCAACAAGCTCGAGGGCATGGGTGCAAACAAGTTGTGCCGTATTGAGAACAAGACTGTTATCAAAGGCGGAAACATTCAGTTGAACCTGAACGACGGTACAAATCTTAATGGTTCCAATGATTACAATACAAAGGATTCCATTATCCTGTCACTTCCTGAAAAAGATGTTGTAAAACACATCAAGTACGAGGTAGGCAACCTTGCAATGATCGTTGGTGGAAGCCACTCCGGTGAGATTGGTACTATCAAAGAGATCAACAAGGTAAAAAGCTCTAAGTACAACACAGTGACCATCTCCGGAGAAACCGAATTCGAGACCATCGAGAACTATGTTTTCGTAGTGGGCGAGAAGGAACCAGAGATCAGCCTGGGTGGTGAGTAA
- the cmk gene encoding (d)CMP kinase encodes MLLTISGLPGSGTTTVGKLLAEHYSVEMISAGDVFRGLAKERGMTLADFGSLAESDPSIDIEIDKRQSEIANNSDGLILEGRLAGHMAGNALKVWIKAPMEVRVRRIVEREGSSFDVRMQETLEREASEALRYKEIHSIDINDLSIYDLVIDSTRWDQFAITAILKQAIDACGVFE; translated from the coding sequence ATGCTTTTAACTATTAGTGGACTGCCTGGAAGTGGGACCACAACTGTGGGTAAGCTTCTGGCAGAACATTATTCCGTTGAGATGATCTCAGCAGGCGATGTTTTCAGGGGTCTTGCAAAAGAACGTGGAATGACCCTTGCAGATTTTGGAAGCCTGGCAGAATCTGATCCTTCTATCGACATTGAGATCGATAAGAGGCAATCTGAGATCGCTAATAATTCCGATGGTCTTATTCTCGAAGGGCGTCTTGCAGGTCACATGGCCGGGAATGCCCTGAAGGTATGGATCAAGGCACCTATGGAAGTGCGTGTTAGGAGGATCGTCGAAAGGGAAGGTTCATCCTTTGATGTACGCATGCAGGAAACTCTGGAACGCGAGGCTTCAGAAGCATTGCGCTACAAAGAGATCCATTCAATTGATATCAATGATCTTTCTATCTATGATCTTGTAATTGACTCCACTCGCTGGGATCAGTTCGCTATCACAGCTATCCTTAAGCAGGCAATTGATGCCTGTGGTGTATTTGAATAA
- a CDS encoding 30S ribosomal protein S14 — MTQTEKNFGRGANECKRCGRKQGLVRKYGIYLCRHCFREIAHDMGFEKYT, encoded by the coding sequence ATGACTCAGACAGAGAAGAACTTTGGAAGAGGCGCAAACGAGTGTAAAAGATGCGGCAGAAAGCAGGGTCTGGTACGCAAGTATGGTATCTACCTTTGCAGGCATTGTTTCAGGGAAATTGCCCATGACATGGGATTTGAAAAATATACATGA